From Vigna radiata var. radiata cultivar VC1973A unplaced genomic scaffold, Vradiata_ver6 scaffold_184, whole genome shotgun sequence, the proteins below share one genomic window:
- the LOC106778825 gene encoding putative pentatricopeptide repeat-containing protein At1g77010, mitochondrial gives MELQVLARTFQSCSSVREGRQLHVAFLKSGILNYSVTVANRLLQLYTRCGFFRDASRLFDEMPNTNPFSWNTLVQAHLNSGHTQSALHLFNAMPHKTHFSWNMVVCSFAKSGHLQLAHSLFNAMPSKNHLVWNSLIHSYSRYGHPGKALLLFMSMNSDPAQIIYRDAFVLATVLGACAELLALNCGKQVHARVFVDGLGLELDRVLCSSLINLYGKCGDLDGAARVMSFVREVDDFSLSALIFGYANAGRMREARRVFDSKVDPCVVLWNSIISGYVSNGEETEAVNLFLAMLRNGVRGDVSTVANVLSAGSGILVVELVRQMHAYGCKAGATHDVVVASALLDAYSKCQSPCEACKLFSELKAYDTILLNTMITVYSNCGRIEEAKWIFNTMPTKTLISWNSILVGLTQNASPSEALDVFCQMNKLDLKTDKFSFASVISACGSKSSLELGEQVFGKAITIGLDSDEIISTSLVDFYCKCGFVKIGRKVFDGMVKTDEVSWNTMLMGYAANGCGNEALTLFSEMRYCGFRPSAITFTGVLSACDHCGLVEEGRYLFHTMKHNYYIDPGSEHYSCMVDLFARAGCFEEAMDLMEEMPFQADANMWLSVLRGCIAHGNKIIGKTAAEQIIQLDPENAGAYIQLSNILASSGDWEGSALVRELMRDKRVQKIPGCSWADC, from the coding sequence ATGGAATTGCAAGTTTTGGCACGTACCTTTCAGTCCTGCTCCTCCGTTCGTGAAGGGAGGCAACTCCACGTGGCATTCCTTAAATCCGGCATTCTGAATTACTCCGTCACCGTCGCAAACCGTCTTCTTCAACTATATACTCGCTGCGGTTTTTTCCGTGATGCGTCCCGCTTGTTTGACGAAATGCCCAACACAAACCCTTTCTCCTGGAACACCCTCGTCCAAGCCCACCTTAACTCAGGCCACACCCAAAGTGCCCTCCACTTGTTCAATGCCATGCCTCACAAGACCCACTTCTCATGGAACATGGTCGTTTGCTCATTCGCCAAGTCCGGACACCTCCAACTAGCGCACTCTCTTTTCAATGCAATGCCCTCAAAGAACCACCTTGTCTGGAATTCCTTAATTCATAGTTATTCCCGATATGGGCATCCTGGTAAAGCACTTTTGCTGTTCATGAGCATGAACTCTGACCCTGCACAAATAATATACCGTGATGCTTTTGTGCTGGCCACCGTTCTCGGGGCTTGTGCTGAATTGTTGGCTCTCAACTGTGGGAAACAAGTCCACGCACGTGTTTTCGTCGATGGTCTTGGGTTGGAGCTAGACAGGGTTTTGTGCAGCTCGCTGATTAACTTGTATGGCAAGTGTGGTGATTTGGATGGTGCTGCTCGCGTTATGAGTTTCGTGAGGGAAGTGGATGATTTCTCCTTGTCAGCTTTGATATTTGGTTATGCAAACGCTGGCAGAATGAGGGAGGCGAGAAGGGTTTTTGACAGTAAGGTTGATCCCTGTGTTGTGCTGTGGAATTCGATTATTTCGGGTTACGTCTCCAACGGCGAGGAGACGGAAGCAGTGAATCTTTTCTTGGCAATGCTTAGGAATGGTGTGAGGGGAGACGTGTCTACTGTTGCTAATGTTTTGAGTGCAGGCAGTGGTATACTCGTTGTAGAACTTGTTAGGCAAATGCATGCCTACGGTTGTAAAGCTGGGGCGACTCATGATGTAGTGGTTGCTAGTGCTCTGCTTGATGCGTACTCCAAATGTCAAAGCCCTTGTGAAGCTTGCAAGTTGTTTAGTGAGCTCAAAGCTTATGATACCATTTTACTTAATACTATGATCACCGTGTATTCCAATTGTGGAAGGATAGAAGAAGCCAAATGGATTTTCAATACGATGCCTACTAAAACCTTAATTTCATGGAATTCAATCCTAGTTGGCTTAACCCAGAATGCGTCTCCAAGTGAAGCATTGGATGTTTTTTGTCAGATGAATAAACTGGACTTAAAAACGGACAAGTTTAGTTTTGCTAGTGTTATCAGTGCTTGTGGCAGCAAATCATCCCTTGAACTTGGTGAGCAGGTCTTCGGTAAAGCTATTACCATTGGACTTGACTCCGACGAGATTATTTCTACCTCCCTTGttgatttttattgtaaatgtgGTTTTGTTAAGATAGGGCGTAAAGTTTTTGATGGAATGGTAAAAACTGATGAAGTCTCGTGGAACACAATGTTGATGGGGTATGCCGCAAATGGATGTGGAAATGAAGCATTGACACTCTTTAGCGAAATGAGGTATTGTGGTTTCAGACCTTCTGCCATTACTTTTACTGGAGTTCTTTCAGCCTGTGATCATTGTGGTCTGGTTGAAGAAGGAAGATATCTGTTCCACACTATGAAACATAACTATTATATAGATCCAGGGAGTGAACATTACTCTTGCATGGTTGATCTTTTTGCTCGAGCAGGATGCTTCGAGGAAGCAATGGATCTTATGGAAGAGATGCCTTTTCAGGCTGATGCAAACATGTGGTTGTCAGTATTGAGAGGCTGCATTGCTCATGGAAACAAGATTATTGGCAAGACGGCTGCAGAGCAAATCATTCAGCTTGATCCTGAAAATGCAGGTGCTTATATACAATTGTCTAACATACTTGCATCTTCTGGGGATTGGGAAGGGTCAGCACTAGTAAGAGAACTGATGAGAGACAAGCGTGTTCAGAAGATTCCTGGTTGCAGTTGGGCAGATTGCTGA
- the LOC106778824 gene encoding pentatricopeptide repeat-containing protein At1g43980, mitochondrial isoform X2, with protein sequence MYPFFKHTQELGHINDALKVFDDISHKNTTSWNICLKALLKSGQLGKACHVFGAMPARDVVSWNSMISGYASCGFLSHAWEIFVEMQGTGVKPSGFTFSIVMSLVPSPSHAKQIHCRMIRSGMNFDNVVLGNSLITMYGKIGLVEYVFGVIMTMKHIDVISWNSLIWACQRAGNHEQALELFYQMRNADFLPDQFTCSILMSAYSNLRDLDKGKQVLAFCFKMGFVYNSIVSSAAIDLFSKCNRLDDSVQLFKEQDQWDSALCNSMISGYARHDLGADALRLFVLTLRKNIRPTKYMVSSLLSSVSVLLPVEVGNLIHSLVPKLGFESDAVVANSLVDMYAKFGFIDDALNIFNEMKIKDLVSWNTILMGLTYNGRVSSTMDLFRELLTREDMLPDRITLTAVLLACNYGLLVDEGIEIFSLMEIKFGVKPGEEHYECAVAMLSKAGKLKEAIDIIETMPYRITSGIWRSILSACAVYGDLQIIEGVAKKIIDSETQTSLPYLVLAQTYQMRGRWETMVRMRKAVETIGTKEVIGHSWIGIKNNLYTFSSNQLQHYGGKDLYLLLNLLVWEMENEGYF encoded by the exons ATGTACCCATTTTTTAAGCACACGCAAG AGCTCGGCCACATCAATGATGCATTGAAGGTGTTTGACGATATTTCTCACAAGAACACCACGTCCTGGAACATTTGCTTAAAAGCGTTGCTGAAAAGTGGCCAGCTCGGCAAGGCCTGCCACGTGTTTGGTGCAATGCCTGCTAGAGATGTTGTTAGTTGGAACTCCATGATTTCGGGTTATGCTTCTTGTGGGTTTTTAAGTCATGCGTGGGAGATTTTCGTTGAAATGCAAGGCACTGGTGTGAAACCAAGTGGGTTCACTTTCTCCATTGTGATGTCACTCGTGCCAAGCCCCTCTCATGCTAAACAGATTCATTGTAGGATGATCAGAAGTGGGATGAATTTTGATAATGTAGTTCTTGGGAATTCGTTAATAACAATGTATGGAAAGATTGGTCTTgttgaatatgtttttggtGTGATTATGACTATGAAACACATTGATGTTATATCTTGGAACTCTTTGATCTGGGCCTGTCAAAGAGCTGGGAACCATGAGCAGGCTTTGGAGCTGTTCTATCAGATGAGAAATGCTGATTTCTTACCCGATCAGTTTACATGTTCAATATTAATGAGTGCCTATTCTAACTTGCGAGACTTGGACAAGGGTAAGCAGGTTTTGGCCTTTTGTTTCAAGATGGGATTTGTTTATAATAGCATTGTATCCAGTGCTGCTATTGACCTCTTTTCCAAATGCAACAGATTGGATGATTCTGTTCAGCTCTTTAAGGAACAAGATCAATGGGATTCAGCTCTATGCAATTCCATGATTTCAGGCTATGCTAGACATGATTTAGGGGCAGATGCTTTGCGACTTTTTGTGCTGACCTTGCGGAAGAATATCAGGCCAACAAAATACATGGTTAGCTCTCTTCTGAGTTCTGTTTCGGTTTTGTTACCAGTTGAAGTGGGTAATCTAATCCATTCTTTGGTTCCTAAACTGGGTTTTGAGTCAGATGCAGTTGTTGCCAATTCACTTGTTGACATGTATGCCAAATTTGGGTTTATTGACGATGCCTTGAATATCttcaatgaaatgaaaattaaagatttgGTATCATGGAACACTATACTGATGGGACTGACTTACAATGGGCGAGTGTCTTCTACCATGGACCTCTTTAGGGAATTATTGACTAGAGAAGACATGCTTCCAGATCGAATTACACTAACTGCAGTTCTACTTGCATGCAACTATGGGTTATTGGTTGATGAAGgaattgaaatattttcattaatggAGATTAAATTTGGAGTAAAACCAGGAGAAGAACATTATGAATGTGCTGTGGCGATGTTGAGTAAAGCTGGCAAGCTCAAAGAAGCCATTGATATCATAGAAACAATGCCATATAGAATTACCTCTGGTATTTGGAGGTCAATTCTTTCTGCATGTGCAGTTTATGGAGACTTGCAAATTATAGAAGGAGTTGCAAAGAAAATAATCGATAGTGAAACACAGACATCCTTACCTTACTTGGTATTGGCTCAAACATATCAAATGAGAGGTAGATGGGAGACCATGGTTCGAATGAGGAAGGCTGTGGAAACTATAGGTACTAAAGAGGTCATCGGACACAGTTGGATtggaattaaaaataacttatacaCTTTTTCATCGAATCAGTTACAACATTATGGTGGCAAGGATCTTTATTTGCTGTTGAATTTACTGGTCTGGGAGATGGAGAATGAAGGCTATTTCTAA
- the LOC106778826 gene encoding pentatricopeptide repeat-containing protein At3g26540, translating into MAVSAASILKQLLREENLKPRQPPQTNAVIQTILTYLKAGRIRKATSVLFAFPEPFPYSFYALFFRLCSSYGAIVEARKVESHLLTYSRNPPIFLLNRAIESYAKCHCLRDAHELFNEMRRRDGGTWNALITAYSQLGFPNQAFSLFLCMTRSGVCPSEVTFASVLASCGAVSQLLLSKQVHGLVTKFGFCGNVILGSSLVDVYAKCGVMIDARRMFHEISQPNAVTWNVIVRRYLDAGDAREAVFMFSRMFSTAVQPMNFTFSNALVACSSLSALQEGMQIHGVVVKLGLQDDNVISSSLVNMYVKCDKLEDGSRVFDLLGSRDLVSWTSIVSAYAKSGKTLEARKLFDKMPERNVISWNAMLAGYVRCFEWSEALDFVYLMRNGIKHVDHVTLGLMLNVSAGISDHEMGKQIHGYIYRHGFHVDIRVSNALLDMYGKCGNLNSAKIWFNQMSTWRDRVSWNALLASYGHHQLSEQALTMFSEMQWETKPSKYTFGTLLLACANTFALYHGKQIHGFIIRHGFQIDTIMRTALVYMYCKCRCLESAIEVLKGAVSRDVIIWNTIILGCCHNHRGKEALELFVMMEAEGIKPDHVTLKGILLACVEEGLVDFGTECFNSLSSKYNVLPRLEHYNCMIELYSRHGSMHELENFMRTMTIEPTLPMLERVLDACQKNEWSRLGECITEKINAFKY; encoded by the coding sequence ATGGCCGTGAGTGCCGCTTCTATACTGAAACAGCTCCTCCGCGAGGAAAACCTGAAGCCACGGCAACCACCCCAAACCAACGCAGTGATTCAAACGATCCTCACTTACCTCAAAGCGGGTCGTATCCGAAAAGCTACATCCGTTCTCTTCGCCTTCCCAGAACCCTTCCCGTACTCTTtctatgctctcttctttcgCCTATGTTCCTCCTACGGCGCCATTGTCGAGGCTCGCAAGGTCGAGTCCCACTTGCTCACTTACTCCCGAAATCCCCCCATCTTCCTCCTAAACCGCGCCATCGAATCATACGCCAAATGCCACTGTCTCCGGGACGCCCACGAACTGTTCAATGAAATGCGCAGACGAGATGGCGGCACTTGGAACGCCCTCATTACTGCTTACTCCCAATTGGGTTTCCCAAACCAGGCTTTTTCCTTGTTCCTGTGTATGACTAGGTCCGGCGTTTGCCCCTCGGAGGTTACTTTTGCAAGCGTTCTTGCTTCTTGTGGCGCGGtttctcagcttcttctttcAAAGCAGGTTCATGGGCTGGTCACAAAGTTTGGCTTTTGTGGCAATGTGATTCTCGGGAGTTCACTTGTTGATGTGTATGCCAAGTGCGGGGTTATGATTGATGCTCGCAGGATGTTTCATGAAATTTCGCAGCCTAATGCTGTCACTTGGAATGTGATCGTGAGGCGTTATCTTGATGCTGGTGACGCAAGGGAAGCGGTTTTCATGTTCTCGAGGATGTTTTCCACGGCGGTTCAGCCGATGAATTTTACTTTCTCTAATGCTCTGGTTGCGTGTTCAAGCTTATCTGCACTCCAGGAGGGTATGCAGATTCATGGGGTGGTTGTGAAGTTGGGCCTCCAAGATGATAATGTTATTTCGAGTTCGCTTGTGAACATGTATGTCAAGTGTGACAAGCTGGAGGATGGTTCTCGGGTTTTTGATCTGCTTGGTTCGAGAGATTTGGTATCTTGGACTTCCATTGTTTCGGCGTATGCAAAGAGTGGGAAAACTTTGGAGGCAAGAAAGCTTTTCGATAAGATGCCTGAACGGAATGTGATTTCATGGAATGCAATGTTGGCGGGATATGTTCGGTGCTTTGAATGGTCCGAGGCGTTAGATTTTGTATATCTCATGCGTAATGGGATTAAACATGTAGATCATGTCACACTCGGTTTAATGTTAAATGTTTCTGCGGGTATTTCGGATCATGAAATGGGGAAACAGATTCACGGATACATCTACAGACATGGCTTCCACGTGGACATTAGGGTTAGCAATGCCCTTCTTGACATGTATGGTAAGTGTGGGAACTTGAACAGCGCCAAGATTTGGTTTAACCAGATGAGTACGTGGCGTGACAGGGTTTCTTGGAATGCTTTGTTGGCTAGCTATGGCCATCATCAATTAAGTGAACAGGCGTTAACAATGTTTTCAGAGATGCAGTGGGAGACAAAACCAAGCAAATATACATTTGGAACCCTTTTGTTAGCTTGTGCAAATACCTTTGCCCTTTACCACGGTAAACAAATTCATGGATTCATCATTAGACATGGATTTCAGATAGATACTATAATGAGAACTGCTTTGGTCTACATGTACTGTAAATGCCGTTGTCTTGAGTCTGCTATTGAGGTTCTGAAGGGAGCAGTTTCTAGGGATGTGATAATTTGGAACACCATAATTTTGGGATGTTGTCACAATCATAGGGGTAAAGAAGCGCTTGAACTTTTTGTGATGATGGAAGCAGAAGGCATCAAGCCAGATCATGTGACCTTAAAGGGCATTCTGCTGGCGTGCGTTGAAGAAGGCCTAGTTGATTTTGGAACTGAATGCTTCAATTCACTGAGCAGTAAATACAATGTCCTTCCTCGGCTGGAGCATTATAACTGCATGATTGAACTCTACAGTCGGCATGGATCCATGCATGAGCTTGAAAATTTTATGAGGACAATGACCATTGAGCCCACACTTCCTATGTTGGAGAGAGTTCTTGATGCTTGTCAGAAAAATGAGTGGTCAAGATTGGGAGAATGTATTACAGAAAAAATTAACGCATTCAAATACTAA
- the LOC106778824 gene encoding pentatricopeptide repeat-containing protein At1g43980, mitochondrial isoform X1 gives MYPFFKHTQGSHFSLSYCSLLLSHSLSQKSLNFVKLVHANFIKLGLNTYTYLGNRCINLYSELGHINDALKVFDDISHKNTTSWNICLKALLKSGQLGKACHVFGAMPARDVVSWNSMISGYASCGFLSHAWEIFVEMQGTGVKPSGFTFSIVMSLVPSPSHAKQIHCRMIRSGMNFDNVVLGNSLITMYGKIGLVEYVFGVIMTMKHIDVISWNSLIWACQRAGNHEQALELFYQMRNADFLPDQFTCSILMSAYSNLRDLDKGKQVLAFCFKMGFVYNSIVSSAAIDLFSKCNRLDDSVQLFKEQDQWDSALCNSMISGYARHDLGADALRLFVLTLRKNIRPTKYMVSSLLSSVSVLLPVEVGNLIHSLVPKLGFESDAVVANSLVDMYAKFGFIDDALNIFNEMKIKDLVSWNTILMGLTYNGRVSSTMDLFRELLTREDMLPDRITLTAVLLACNYGLLVDEGIEIFSLMEIKFGVKPGEEHYECAVAMLSKAGKLKEAIDIIETMPYRITSGIWRSILSACAVYGDLQIIEGVAKKIIDSETQTSLPYLVLAQTYQMRGRWETMVRMRKAVETIGTKEVIGHSWIGIKNNLYTFSSNQLQHYGGKDLYLLLNLLVWEMENEGYF, from the coding sequence ATGTACCCATTTTTTAAGCACACGCAAGGTTCtcacttttctctttcttattgcTCTCTTCTCCTAAGCCACAGTTTATCTCAAAAATCGCTTAACTTTGTCAAACTCGTGCATGCCAACTTCATCAAACTGGGTCTTAACACCTACACCTATTTGGGTAATCGCTGTATCAACCTTTACTCAGAGCTCGGCCACATCAATGATGCATTGAAGGTGTTTGACGATATTTCTCACAAGAACACCACGTCCTGGAACATTTGCTTAAAAGCGTTGCTGAAAAGTGGCCAGCTCGGCAAGGCCTGCCACGTGTTTGGTGCAATGCCTGCTAGAGATGTTGTTAGTTGGAACTCCATGATTTCGGGTTATGCTTCTTGTGGGTTTTTAAGTCATGCGTGGGAGATTTTCGTTGAAATGCAAGGCACTGGTGTGAAACCAAGTGGGTTCACTTTCTCCATTGTGATGTCACTCGTGCCAAGCCCCTCTCATGCTAAACAGATTCATTGTAGGATGATCAGAAGTGGGATGAATTTTGATAATGTAGTTCTTGGGAATTCGTTAATAACAATGTATGGAAAGATTGGTCTTgttgaatatgtttttggtGTGATTATGACTATGAAACACATTGATGTTATATCTTGGAACTCTTTGATCTGGGCCTGTCAAAGAGCTGGGAACCATGAGCAGGCTTTGGAGCTGTTCTATCAGATGAGAAATGCTGATTTCTTACCCGATCAGTTTACATGTTCAATATTAATGAGTGCCTATTCTAACTTGCGAGACTTGGACAAGGGTAAGCAGGTTTTGGCCTTTTGTTTCAAGATGGGATTTGTTTATAATAGCATTGTATCCAGTGCTGCTATTGACCTCTTTTCCAAATGCAACAGATTGGATGATTCTGTTCAGCTCTTTAAGGAACAAGATCAATGGGATTCAGCTCTATGCAATTCCATGATTTCAGGCTATGCTAGACATGATTTAGGGGCAGATGCTTTGCGACTTTTTGTGCTGACCTTGCGGAAGAATATCAGGCCAACAAAATACATGGTTAGCTCTCTTCTGAGTTCTGTTTCGGTTTTGTTACCAGTTGAAGTGGGTAATCTAATCCATTCTTTGGTTCCTAAACTGGGTTTTGAGTCAGATGCAGTTGTTGCCAATTCACTTGTTGACATGTATGCCAAATTTGGGTTTATTGACGATGCCTTGAATATCttcaatgaaatgaaaattaaagatttgGTATCATGGAACACTATACTGATGGGACTGACTTACAATGGGCGAGTGTCTTCTACCATGGACCTCTTTAGGGAATTATTGACTAGAGAAGACATGCTTCCAGATCGAATTACACTAACTGCAGTTCTACTTGCATGCAACTATGGGTTATTGGTTGATGAAGgaattgaaatattttcattaatggAGATTAAATTTGGAGTAAAACCAGGAGAAGAACATTATGAATGTGCTGTGGCGATGTTGAGTAAAGCTGGCAAGCTCAAAGAAGCCATTGATATCATAGAAACAATGCCATATAGAATTACCTCTGGTATTTGGAGGTCAATTCTTTCTGCATGTGCAGTTTATGGAGACTTGCAAATTATAGAAGGAGTTGCAAAGAAAATAATCGATAGTGAAACACAGACATCCTTACCTTACTTGGTATTGGCTCAAACATATCAAATGAGAGGTAGATGGGAGACCATGGTTCGAATGAGGAAGGCTGTGGAAACTATAGGTACTAAAGAGGTCATCGGACACAGTTGGATtggaattaaaaataacttatacaCTTTTTCATCGAATCAGTTACAACATTATGGTGGCAAGGATCTTTATTTGCTGTTGAATTTACTGGTCTGGGAGATGGAGAATGAAGGCTATTTCTAA